A single region of the Chionomys nivalis chromosome 23, mChiNiv1.1, whole genome shotgun sequence genome encodes:
- the LOC130865543 gene encoding olfactory receptor 5V1-like, which yields MDAYNHTTVTQFILIGLSDLPQVRYPLFVAFIIIYQITLLGNGAILLAIVTERKLQTPMYYLLANLSLLDIFCPSATVPKMLKNLLTEDHNISFVGCALQLYFLVALAGTEVFLLAVMAYDRYVAICFPLRYSLIMTKVRCVQMLVGTWAAGFLNSFMHTMATFSLSFCKSNRVNQYYCDIPPVVALSCSSTFIAELLILLMGSIFGVGAFLITLISYIYIVSTILKIQSVEGKRKAFSTCASHLLVVFLFYGTTIFTYIRPSSSQHSPARDRLISMLYGVITPMLNPIIYSLRNTEVKGALRKVLHLRIYLQKT from the coding sequence CCCTCTTTGTGGCCTTTATCATCATCTATCAGATCACTTTGCTGGGAAACGGGGCCATCCTCTTGGCCATAGTGACTGAGAGAAAGCTCCAAACTCCCATGTATTATTTGTTGGCCAATCTGTCCCTGTTGGACATATTCTGTCCATCAGCCACTGTCCCCAAAATGCTCAAGAATCTCTTGACTGAGGATCACAACATTTCGTTTGTTGGGTGTGCTTTGCAACTCTATTTCCTAGTGGCCCTCGCTGGGACTGAAGTTTTCTTGCTGGCTGTGATGGCTTATGACCGGTATGTGGCCATATGCTTCCCTCTGCGTTATTCCCTCATCATGACCAAGGTTCGCTGTGTGCAGATGTTGGTGGGGACCTGGGCAGCTGGGTTTCTGAATTCTTTCATGCATACAATGGCAACCTTCAGCTTATCTTTCTGCAAGTCCAATCGAGTAAACCAGTACTACTGTGATATCCCCCCTGTGGTGGCCCTGTCCTGCTCATCCACCTTCATTGCAGAACTGCTTATTTTATTGATGGGCAGTATCTTTGGGGTTGGTGCTTTTCTGATCACCTTGATCTCCTACATATACATCGTGTCCACCATCCTAAAGATCCAATCAGTAGAAGGGAAGCGCAAAGCCTTCTCCACCTGTGCTTCCCATCTTCTTGTCGTCTTCTTGTTCTATGGCACAACAATATTTACCTATATCCGCCCATCCTCCAGTCAACACtctcctgccagagacagactcaTCTCTATGCTGTATGGGGTCATTACCCCCATGTTAAACCCCATTATCTACAGCCTGAGAAACACAGAAGTCAAAGGAGCACTCAGAAAAGTTTTACATCTTAGGATATATTTACAAAAAACATGA